A window of Mangifera indica cultivar Alphonso chromosome 13, CATAS_Mindica_2.1, whole genome shotgun sequence contains these coding sequences:
- the LOC123195298 gene encoding 2-oxoglutarate-Fe(II) type oxidoreductase hxnY isoform X2: MEEQQQPVKNGAEPKPAPDRVSLLNCIDLSSADNQQSVFLLKQACLDCGFFYVINHGISQEFMDEVFAMSKRFFELPLNEKVKLLRNEKHRGYTPFLDETLDPDNQVNGDYKEGYYIGVEVPEGDPAAEKPFYGPNVWPAPDILPGWRETMERFHREALEVAKAVARIIALALDLEVGFFDKPEMLGEPIATLRLLHYEGQVSDPMKGIYGAGAHTDYGLITLLATDDVLGLQICKDKDAKPQIWEYVAPVKGSFIVNLGDMLERWSNCIFKSTLHRVLGNGHERYSIAYFVEPSHDCLVECLPTCKSEKNPPKFPPIKCGTYLCQRYKDTHADLNVYNKQPQN; this comes from the exons atggaAGAACAGCAGCAGCCGGTTAAAAATGGCGCCGAACCAAAGCCAGCCCCTGACAGAGTCTCGCTGCTTAACTGCATCGATCTCTCCAGCGCTGACAATCAGCAATCCGTTTTTCTCCTCAAACAG GCATGCTTAGATTGTGGATTCTTCTATGTGATTAATCATGGTATAAGCCAAGAATTCATGGACGAGGTTTTTGCTATGAGTAAAAGGTTTTTTGAATTGCCTTTAAATGAGAAAGTGAAGCTTTTAAGGAACGAGAAACACAGAGGTTATACGCCTTTTCTTGATGAGACTCTTGATCCTGATAATCAAGTAAAtg GAGATTATAAGGAGGGATATTATATCGGTGTTGAAGTGCCTGAAGGTGACCCTGCAGCAGAGAAGCCCTTTTATGGCCCAAATGTGTGGCCTGCACCAG ATATATTGCCAGGATGGAGGGAGACAATGGAGAGATTTCATCGAGAAGCTTT AGAGGTGGCTAAAGCAGTTGCAAGGATAATAGCCCTTGCACTTGATTTGGAGGTTGGTTTTTTTGATAAGCCTGAAATGCTCGGAGAGCCTATTGCTACCTTGAGGCTACTACACTATgaag GTCAAGTTTCTGATCCTATGAAAGGAATATATGGAGCTGGGGCGCATACAGACTACGGTTTGATTACCCTCTTAGCAACAGATGATGTGTTAGGTCTTCAA ATATGCAAGGATAAGGATGCTAAACCTCAGATATGGGAATATGTAGCACCAGTAAAAGG ATCATTTATTGTGAATCTTGGTGACATGCTGGAGCGGTGGAGCAACTGTATATTCAA GTCCACTCTGCACAGAGTCTTAGGAAATGGCCATGAGAGATATTCT ATCGCGTACTTTGTGGAACCTAGTCATGATTGTCTTGTTGAGTGTTTGCCAACTTGCAAGTCGGAGAAAAATCCTCCCAA GTTTCCTCCGATCAAATGTGGAACATACCTGTGCCAGCGCTATAAGGATACTCACGCTGATCTGAACGTATACAACAAACAGCCCCAAAATTGA
- the LOC123195298 gene encoding 2-oxoglutarate-Fe(II) type oxidoreductase hxnY isoform X1: protein MEEQQQPVKNGAEPKPAPDRVSLLNCIDLSSADNQQSVFLLKQACLDCGFFYVINHGISQEFMDEVFAMSKRFFELPLNEKVKLLRNEKHRGYTPFLDETLDPDNQVNAGDYKEGYYIGVEVPEGDPAAEKPFYGPNVWPAPDILPGWRETMERFHREALEVAKAVARIIALALDLEVGFFDKPEMLGEPIATLRLLHYEGQVSDPMKGIYGAGAHTDYGLITLLATDDVLGLQICKDKDAKPQIWEYVAPVKGSFIVNLGDMLERWSNCIFKSTLHRVLGNGHERYSIAYFVEPSHDCLVECLPTCKSEKNPPKFPPIKCGTYLCQRYKDTHADLNVYNKQPQN, encoded by the exons atggaAGAACAGCAGCAGCCGGTTAAAAATGGCGCCGAACCAAAGCCAGCCCCTGACAGAGTCTCGCTGCTTAACTGCATCGATCTCTCCAGCGCTGACAATCAGCAATCCGTTTTTCTCCTCAAACAG GCATGCTTAGATTGTGGATTCTTCTATGTGATTAATCATGGTATAAGCCAAGAATTCATGGACGAGGTTTTTGCTATGAGTAAAAGGTTTTTTGAATTGCCTTTAAATGAGAAAGTGAAGCTTTTAAGGAACGAGAAACACAGAGGTTATACGCCTTTTCTTGATGAGACTCTTGATCCTGATAATCAAGTAAAtg CAGGAGATTATAAGGAGGGATATTATATCGGTGTTGAAGTGCCTGAAGGTGACCCTGCAGCAGAGAAGCCCTTTTATGGCCCAAATGTGTGGCCTGCACCAG ATATATTGCCAGGATGGAGGGAGACAATGGAGAGATTTCATCGAGAAGCTTT AGAGGTGGCTAAAGCAGTTGCAAGGATAATAGCCCTTGCACTTGATTTGGAGGTTGGTTTTTTTGATAAGCCTGAAATGCTCGGAGAGCCTATTGCTACCTTGAGGCTACTACACTATgaag GTCAAGTTTCTGATCCTATGAAAGGAATATATGGAGCTGGGGCGCATACAGACTACGGTTTGATTACCCTCTTAGCAACAGATGATGTGTTAGGTCTTCAA ATATGCAAGGATAAGGATGCTAAACCTCAGATATGGGAATATGTAGCACCAGTAAAAGG ATCATTTATTGTGAATCTTGGTGACATGCTGGAGCGGTGGAGCAACTGTATATTCAA GTCCACTCTGCACAGAGTCTTAGGAAATGGCCATGAGAGATATTCT ATCGCGTACTTTGTGGAACCTAGTCATGATTGTCTTGTTGAGTGTTTGCCAACTTGCAAGTCGGAGAAAAATCCTCCCAA GTTTCCTCCGATCAAATGTGGAACATACCTGTGCCAGCGCTATAAGGATACTCACGCTGATCTGAACGTATACAACAAACAGCCCCAAAATTGA
- the LOC123194977 gene encoding NADP-dependent malic enzyme isoform X2: MESTMKEMRDGASVLDMDPKSTVGGGVEDVYGEDRATEDQLVTPWTISVASGYSLLRDPHHNKGLAFTEKERDAHYLRGLLPPIVMNQQLQEKKLMNSIRKYQVPLQKYMAMMDLQERNERLFYKLLIDNVEELLPVVYTPTVGEACQKYGSIFRRPQGLYISLKEKGRILEVLKNWPKRSIQVIVVTDGERILGLGDLGCQGMGIPVGKLALYTALGGVRPSACLPITIDVGTNNENLLKDEFYIGLRQRRATGKEYAELLQEFMSAVKQNYGEKVLVQFEDFANHNAFELLAKYGTTHLVFNDDIQGTASVVLAGVVAALKLIGGTLAEHTFLFLGAGEAGTGIAELIALEMSKQVKAPLEETRKKIWLVDSKGLIVSSRKNSLQHFKKPWAHEHEPVGSLLDAVKVIKPTVLIGSSGVGRTFTKEVIEAVASCNEKPLILALSNPTSQSECTAEEAYTWSKGRAIFASGSPFDPFECNGKVFVPGQANNAYIFPGFGLGLVISGAIRVHDDMLLAASEALAKQVTEENYEKGLIYPPFSNIRKISANIAANVAAKAYELGLATRLPRPQDLVKYAESCMYTPIYRSFR, translated from the exons ATGGAGAGTACAATGAAGGAGATGAGAGATGGCGCTTCTGTTCTCGACATGGACCCCAAGTCCACCGTTGGTGGCGGCGTTGAAGACGTCTACGGTGAGGATCGCGCCACCGAAGATCAACTTGTCACTCCCTGGACTATCTCTGTTGCCAG TGGATACTCTTTGTTGAGGGATCCACACCATAACAAAGGGCTTGCTTTCACcgagaaagagagagatgccCACTACTTGCGTGGCCTTTTGCCACCGATAGTTATGAATCAACAGCTTCAG GAGAAGAAATTGATGAACAGTATTCGAAAATATCAAGTTCCCCTGCAGAAGTATATGGCCATGATGGACCTTCAG GAGAGGAATGAAAGATTGTTCTACAAGCTACTGATTGATAATGTTGAGGAACTACTCCCAGTTGTTTACACTCCAACTGTTGGTGAAGCTTGCCAGAAATATGGAAGCATCTTCAGGCGCCCGCAGGGTCTATATATAAGTTTGAAGGAGAA GGGGAGAATTCTTGAGGTTTTGAAGAACTGGCCCAAAAGGAGTATTCAGGTGATTGTTGTGACGGATGGTGAGAGGATTTTGGGACTTGGGGACCTTGGCTGCCAG GGAATGGGAATTCCTGTTGGGAAATTGGCTTTGTATACAGCACTTGGAGGAGTTCGCCCTTCTGCA TGTTTGCCTATAACCATTGACGTTGGTACGAATAATGAGAATTTGTTGAAGGATGAGTTCTATATTGGGCTCAGACAAAGGAGGGCAACTGGAAAG GAATATGCTGAACTTCTACAAGAGTTCATGAGTGCTGTCAAGCAGAACTATGGAGAAAAAGTTCTTGTACAG TTTGAGGACTTTGCAAACCACAATGCTTTTGAGTTGCTGGCAAAATATGGCACAACTCATCTTGTCTTCAATGATGATATACAG GGAACAGCATCTGTGGTTCTTGCTGGAGTAGTTGCTGCACTGAAGTTGATTGGTGGCACTCTGGCCGAGCATACATTCTTGTTCCTTGGTGCTGGGGAA GCTGGGACTGGCATTGCAGAACTTATAGCCCTTGAAATGTCCAAGCAG GTAAAAGCTCCTTTGGAAGAGACTCGCAAGAAGATTTGGCTGGTTGATTCAAAG GGACTGATCGTCAGCTCTCGTAAAAATTCTCTTCAACATTTTAAGAAGCCTTGGGCTCATGAACATGAACCTGTCGGCAGTCTCTTAGATGCTGTCAAG GTAATTAAACCAACTGTTTTGATCGGATCATCTGGAGTTGGGAGAACTTTTACAAAGGAAGTCATTGAAGCCGTGGCCTCTTGCAATGAG AAACCTCTGATCCTGGCTCTCTCCAACCCAACCTCACAGTCTGAATGTACTGCTGAAGAAGCTTACACGTGGAGTAAG GGTCGTGCCATTTTTGCTAGTGGAAGTCCATTTGATCCTTTTGAATGCAACGGCAAAGTTTTTGTGCCTGGCCAG GCAAATAACGCCTATATTTTCCCTGGATTTGGTTTGGGATTGGTCATCTCTGGAGCAATTCGTGTGCATGATGACATGCTTTTGGCAGCCT CGGAAGCCTTGGCGAAGCAAGTAACAGAGGAGAACTATGAGAAGGGACTGATCTACCCACCATTTTCTAATATCAGAAAAATCTCAGCCAACATAGCTGCTAATGTAGCGGCAAAGGCCTATGAACTGG GGCTGGCAACACGACTCCCACGTCCACAGGATCTTGTAAAGTATGCTGAAAGTTGCATGTATACTCCCATCTATAGAAGTTTCAGATAA
- the LOC123194977 gene encoding NADP-dependent malic enzyme isoform X1, which yields MESTMKEMRDGASVLDMDPKSTVGGGVEDVYGEDRATEDQLVTPWTISVASGYSLLRDPHHNKGLAFTEKERDAHYLRGLLPPIVMNQQLQEKKLMNSIRKYQVPLQKYMAMMDLQERNERLFYKLLIDNVEELLPVVYTPTVGEACQKYGSIFRRPQGLYISLKEKGRILEVLKNWPKRSIQVIVVTDGERILGLGDLGCQGMGIPVGKLALYTALGGVRPSACLPITIDVGTNNENLLKDEFYIGLRQRRATGKEYAELLQEFMSAVKQNYGEKVLVQFEDFANHNAFELLAKYGTTHLVFNDDIQGTASVVLAGVVAALKLIGGTLAEHTFLFLGAGEAGTGIAELIALEMSKQVKAPLEETRKKIWLVDSKGLIVSSRKNSLQHFKKPWAHEHEPVGSLLDAVKVIKPTVLIGSSGVGRTFTKEVIEAVASCNEKPLILALSNPTSQSECTAEEAYTWSKGRAIFASGSPFDPFECNGKVFVPGQANNAYIFPGFGLGLVISGAIRVHDDMLLAASEALAKQVTEENYEKGLIYPPFSNIRKISANIAANVAAKAYELGLATRLPRPQDLVKYAESCMYTPIYRSFR from the exons ATGGAGAGTACAATGAAGGAGATGAGAGATGGCGCTTCGGTTCTCGACATGGACCCCAAGTCCACCGTTGGTGGCGGTGTTGAAGACGTCTACGGTGAGGATCGCGCCACCGAAGATCAACTTGTCACTCCCTGGACTATCTCTGTTGCCAG TGGATACTCTTTGTTGAGGGATCCACACCATAACAAAGGGCTTGCTTTCACcgagaaagagagagatgccCACTACTTGCGTGGCCTTTTGCCACCGATAGTTATGAATCAACAGCTTCAG GAGAAGAAATTGATGAACAGTATTCGAAAATATCAAGTTCCCCTGCAGAAGTATATGGCCATGATGGACCTTCAG GAGAGGAATGAAAGATTGTTCTACAAGCTACTGATTGATAATGTTGAGGAACTACTCCCAGTTGTTTACACTCCAACTGTTGGTGAAGCTTGCCAGAAATATGGAAGCATCTTCAGGCGCCCGCAGGGTCTATATATAAGTTTGAAGGAGAA GGGGAGAATTCTTGAGGTTTTGAAGAACTGGCCCAAAAGGAGTATTCAGGTGATTGTTGTGACGGATGGTGAGAGGATTTTGGGACTTGGGGACCTTGGCTGCCAG GGAATGGGAATTCCTGTTGGGAAATTGGCTTTGTATACAGCACTTGGAGGAGTTCGCCCTTCTGCA TGTTTGCCTATAACCATTGACGTTGGTACGAATAATGAGAATTTGTTGAAGGATGAGTTCTATATTGGGCTCAGACAAAGGAGGGCAACTGGAAAG GAATATGCTGAACTTCTACAAGAGTTCATGAGTGCTGTCAAGCAGAACTATGGAGAAAAAGTTCTTGTACAG TTTGAGGACTTTGCAAACCACAATGCTTTTGAGTTGCTGGCAAAATATGGCACAACTCATCTTGTCTTCAATGATGATATACAG GGAACAGCATCTGTGGTTCTTGCTGGAGTAGTTGCTGCACTGAAGTTGATTGGTGGCACTCTGGCCGAGCATACATTCTTGTTCCTTGGTGCTGGGGAA GCTGGGACTGGCATTGCAGAACTTATAGCCCTTGAAATGTCCAAGCAG GTAAAAGCTCCTTTGGAAGAGACTCGCAAGAAGATTTGGCTGGTTGATTCAAAG GGACTGATCGTCAGCTCTCGTAAAAATTCTCTTCAACATTTTAAGAAGCCTTGGGCTCATGAACATGAACCTGTCGGCAGTCTCTTAGATGCTGTCAAG GTAATTAAACCAACTGTTTTGATCGGATCATCTGGAGTTGGGAGAACTTTTACAAAGGAAGTCATTGAAGCCGTGGCCTCTTGCAATGAG AAACCTCTGATCCTGGCTCTCTCCAACCCAACCTCACAGTCTGAATGTACTGCTGAAGAAGCTTACACGTGGAGTAAG GGTCGTGCCATTTTTGCTAGTGGAAGTCCATTTGATCCTTTTGAATGCAACGGCAAAGTTTTTGTGCCTGGCCAG GCAAATAACGCCTATATTTTCCCTGGATTTGGTTTGGGATTGGTCATCTCTGGAGCAATTCGTGTGCATGATGACATGCTTTTGGCAGCCT CGGAAGCCTTGGCGAAGCAAGTAACAGAGGAGAACTATGAGAAGGGACTGATCTACCCACCATTTTCTAATATCAGAAAAATCTCAGCCAACATAGCTGCTAATGTAGCGGCAAAGGCCTATGAACTGG GGCTGGCAACACGACTCCCACGTCCACAGGATCTTGTAAAGTATGCTGAAAGTTGCATGTATACTCCCATCTATAGAAGTTTCAGATAA